The genomic segment CTTTGCTTTGCTGCCATCTACCGCGCCGGAGCTGTCTTCGGGGTGGCGTAGGCCCTCTTGCTGATGCTGCCTGCGGTGACCCAGCACCTGACGGCGCTGGAGGCCGCCGTGGGTGAGCCGCTCTTTCTGCGGCACCGCGGCAACAAGGAACTTTACAACCAGATTGTGCAGGAGGCCGTGCCAGGGCCAGAGTGGCTGGCATCATGACCGCAAAAAACGGTCACTGATGACCGTTTTTTTGGGATGCTCGAAAAGGCTTGACTGAGGCCGCCTGCGATGCTATTTTAGGAAGGGTACCGTCAGAATGCCTGTTTAGCCCGCTCTGGGATTG from the Thermogemmatispora onikobensis genome contains:
- a CDS encoding helix-turn-helix domain-containing protein — its product is MLMLPAVTQHLTALEAAVGEPLFLRHRGNKELYNQIVQEAVPGPEWLAS